Proteins from one Prevotella sp. E2-28 genomic window:
- the mutA gene encoding methylmalonyl-CoA mutase small subunit: MANKEKLFTEFTAPTTQEWLDKIEVDLKGADFQKRLVWRTNEGFNVQPFYRREDLANLKTPDALPGEFPFVRGNKKDSNEWYVRQNIDAHDPKAANAKALDVMNKGIDSIGFKVPGKLVSMETIETLLDGIYCECVEVNFSTCQRHSLELAEILKAYWQKKGYDKEKIVGSIEWDPMKKMVLKGKDVSPVLAFGPKLAESLKEYPNFRGIVVHSDALNNAGAYIVQELGYALAWGNEYLQQLTDAGVDVDLAAKSIKFNMGVSENYFMEIAKFRAARLLWAQIVKQYEPKCDCACKMIINATTSTYNQTLFDSYVNLLRSQTEAMSAALGSVHSMVVTPFDAPYEEATDFSERIARNQQLLIKEESHFDRIVDPSAGSYYIEHLTDALATEAWKIFLKVEEEGGFLAAIKAGTIQDDINATNVKRHGDAAKRKEFLLGTNQFPNFTEKSESKRAYKHHCGCGGVHHHGEETVAFKGIESTRLAADFEDLRIHTEETKVPTAFMLTIGNLAMRQARAQFSCNFLACAGYKVIDNLGFKTVEEGVDAALEAKADIVVICSSDDEYAEYAIPAFKYLDGRAMFVVAGAPACMEDLKAAGIENFVHVKCNVLETLKEYNQKLGI, encoded by the coding sequence ATGGCAAACAAAGAAAAGCTCTTTACCGAGTTCACTGCACCGACCACCCAAGAGTGGCTCGATAAAATTGAAGTCGACCTGAAGGGTGCCGATTTCCAGAAACGCTTGGTATGGAGAACAAACGAAGGATTTAATGTACAGCCCTTCTATCGCCGTGAAGACCTGGCGAACCTGAAAACACCAGATGCTCTCCCTGGAGAGTTCCCATTTGTACGTGGTAACAAGAAAGACTCGAACGAGTGGTATGTGCGTCAGAATATTGATGCCCATGATCCCAAGGCTGCTAATGCCAAGGCGCTCGACGTGATGAACAAGGGTATCGACTCAATAGGCTTCAAGGTACCAGGAAAGCTGGTGTCTATGGAAACTATCGAGACGCTGCTCGACGGCATCTACTGCGAATGTGTGGAGGTGAACTTCAGTACCTGTCAGCGTCATTCGCTGGAACTGGCTGAGATTCTGAAGGCTTACTGGCAGAAGAAGGGCTATGACAAGGAAAAGATAGTAGGTTCAATAGAGTGGGACCCCATGAAGAAGATGGTGCTCAAGGGCAAGGATGTTTCGCCCGTTTTGGCCTTCGGACCTAAGCTGGCCGAGTCGCTCAAGGAATATCCTAACTTCCGCGGTATCGTGGTTCATAGCGATGCCCTCAATAATGCAGGTGCCTACATCGTTCAGGAACTGGGCTATGCTTTGGCTTGGGGTAACGAGTATCTGCAGCAGTTGACCGATGCTGGTGTAGATGTTGATCTGGCTGCTAAGAGCATCAAGTTTAATATGGGTGTTAGCGAGAACTATTTCATGGAGATTGCCAAGTTCCGTGCCGCCCGTTTGCTGTGGGCTCAGATTGTAAAGCAGTACGAGCCTAAGTGCGATTGCGCTTGCAAGATGATTATCAATGCCACCACCTCTACTTATAACCAGACGCTGTTCGACAGTTATGTAAACCTGCTGCGCTCGCAGACCGAGGCTATGAGTGCTGCTCTGGGTAGTGTTCACTCGATGGTGGTAACACCGTTTGATGCACCTTACGAGGAGGCAACCGACTTCTCTGAGCGTATTGCCCGCAACCAGCAGTTGCTGATTAAGGAGGAGAGCCATTTCGATCGTATCGTCGACCCATCAGCTGGTTCTTATTATATCGAGCACCTCACTGATGCCTTGGCTACCGAGGCTTGGAAGATATTCCTGAAGGTAGAAGAGGAGGGTGGATTCTTGGCCGCTATCAAGGCCGGAACCATTCAGGACGATATCAATGCTACCAACGTGAAGCGTCATGGCGATGCAGCCAAGCGTAAAGAGTTCCTGCTGGGCACCAACCAGTTCCCCAACTTCACCGAGAAGAGTGAGAGTAAGCGTGCCTACAAGCACCATTGCGGTTGTGGCGGCGTGCACCATCATGGCGAGGAGACTGTAGCCTTCAAGGGTATTGAGAGCACTCGTCTGGCTGCTGATTTCGAAGACCTCCGTATCCATACCGAGGAAACCAAAGTGCCTACAGCCTTTATGTTGACCATTGGTAATCTGGCCATGCGTCAGGCTCGTGCACAGTTCTCGTGCAACTTCCTGGCTTGTGCTGGTTATAAGGTGATTGATAACCTGGGCTTTAAGACTGTAGAGGAGGGTGTTGATGCCGCTCTCGAGGCTAAGGCCGATATCGTGGTTATCTGCTCGAGCGACGATGAGTATGCCGAGTATGCTATCCCAGCCTTTAAGTACCTCGATGGTCGCGCCATGTTTGTTGTGGCTGGTGCCCCTGCTTGCATGGAAGATTTGAAGGCCGCTGGCATCGAGAATTTTGTACACGTAAAGTGCAACGTGCTTGAGACTTTGAAAGAATATAATCAGAAACTTGGTATTTAA